The following are encoded together in the Ovis aries strain OAR_USU_Benz2616 breed Rambouillet chromosome 15, ARS-UI_Ramb_v3.0, whole genome shotgun sequence genome:
- the NUMA1 gene encoding nuclear mitotic apparatus protein 1 isoform X2 — protein MTLHATRAAALLTWVNSLRLADPVEAVLQLQDCGVFIRIIDGILGTDEGQQILQQPVPERLEFVCSFLQKNRKHPSSAECLVSVQKVMEGSELELAKVAMLLLYHSSMSSRNLRDWEQFEYKIQAELAVILKFVLDHEDGLNLNKDLESFLQKAPVPSPRSSTISEELSPPSHQAKREVRFLELQKVASSSGNNFLSGSPASPMGDILQTPQFQMRRLKKQLADERSNRDELELELAENRKLLTEKDAQIAMLQQRIDRLAQLNEKQAASPLEPRELEELRGKNESLTVRLHEALKQCQDLKTEKSQMDRRISQLSEENGDLSFKLREFASHLQQLQGALNELTEEHSRATQEWREKQAHLEKELGTALQDKKCLEEKNEILQGKLSQLEEHLAQLRENPPQEKGEVLGDVLQLETLKQEAATLAADNTQLQARVAALETERGQREAKLLAERSHFEEEKQQLAGLIAELQGSLSNLSQAKEELEQASQAQVARLSTQVATLTSELDTLNTAVQQRDGELAGLKQQAQTEQAQLTQTLRQQEEAAQGLRQQVEQLSSSLERKERQLEEAATEKEATRRDQAQQLAAAAEEREAALRERDAALQQLGAVEKEKVAKLEVLQEQLRTAHEAQEGAQTSLTQAQEEKAELSQKVEELRAHVEAARQGQSEAQAQAAELKAQLRSEQQKATKWESVAQEKAQLQEQVQALEESLKATTGSLEEEKRRTADTLAEQQRCICRLEAETQSLVEQHEQGQKELEEERAGRKGLEARLQQLGEAHQAQTEALRQELAEAVASQREAESECEQLAKEVATWRERYEDSQQEEAQYGAMFQEQLMTLKEECEKARQELQEAKEKVVGIEAHSELQISRQQDELAQLHASLARALQQVQEKEGRAQQLATDLATLQEKMAATSKEVARLEALVRKAGEQPETASPELLKEPPRVGDRESEWLEEQQGRPFCSTQAALQAMEREAEQMGSELERLRAALMESQGQQQEERGQQEREVARLTQERGRAQADLALEKAAKAELEMRLQNALNEQRVEFAALQEALAQALREKEGMDQELAKLRGQEAAQGAALKELQQTVERLKEQLAKKEEGRPQSLGTASREDASGLRTQSKATGKTEPEGSELQALQAEVSRLEQQAREYQEKASSLEHSLESERTTHAEQASTLKTLRGQLEQKAQELGSSQDALASTQRELATLRAKAQEHGKAEDEWKAQVARGQQEAERKNSLISSLEEEVSILNRQVLEKEGESKELKRLVVAESEKSQKLEERLRLLQAETASSSARAAERSSALREEVQTLREEAEKQRVASESLRQELASQAERAEELGQELKAWQEKFFQKEQALSALQLEHTSTQALVSELLPVKHLCQQLQAEQAAAEKRHREELEQSKQAAGGLRAELLRAQRELGELLPLRQKVAEQERVAQQLRAEKASYVEQLSMLKKAHGLLAEENRGLGERASLGRQFLEVELDQAREKYSQELAAVRADAETRLTEMQREAQSTARELEVMTAKYEGAKAKVLEERQRFQEERQKLTAQVEQLELFQREQTKQVEELSKKLADHEQASKAQQQKLKAQGGESLQEVQRLQAQLSELQAQLSQKEQAAEHYKLQMEKAKTHYDAKKQQNQELQEQLRGLEQLQTENKELRAEADRLGRELQQAGLKTKEAEQACRHLTAQVRSLEAQVAHADQQLRDLGKFQVATDALKSREPQAKPQLDLSIDSLDLSCEEGTPLSVTSKLPRTQPDGTSIPGEPASPISQRLPPKVESLESLYFTPIPTRGQAPLESSLDSLGDISLDSSRKTRSARRRTTQIINITMTKKLDVEDPDSANASFYSTQSAPASQAGPRAASSTQSLARLGSPDDGNSTLLSLPGYRPTTRSSARRSQAGMSSGAPPGRNSFYVGTCQDEPEQLDDWNRIAELQQRNRVCPPHLKTCYPLESRPSLSLPAITDEEIKTGDPRETLRRASMQPTQIAEGAGITTRQQRKRVSSETHQGPGTPESKKATTCFPRPMTPRDRHEGRRHSTTEAQKKAVPAVKQADRRQSMAFSILNTPKKLGNSLLRKAASKKAPSKASPNPRSGTRRSPRIATTTASATATPRAKGKAKH, from the exons ATGACGCTCCATGCCACCCGGGCAGCTGCACTCCTCACTTGG GTGAACAGTCTGCGCCTGGCTGACCCGGTGGAGGCTGTGCTGCAGCTCCAGGACTGCGGTGTCTTCATCAGGATCATTGACGGCAT CCTTGGCACTGATGAGGGGCAGCAAATCCTGCAGCAGCCGGTGCCGGAGAGACTGGAGTTTGTGTGCAGTTTTCTGCAGA AAAACCGAAAACATCCCTCTTCTGCAGAATGCCTGGTGTCAGTGCAGAAGGTGATGGAGGGCTCAGAGCTGGAGCTAGCGAAG GTGGCCATGCTGCTGCTGTACCACTCCTCCATGAGCTCCAGGAACCTCAGGGACTGGGAGCAGTTTGAATACAAGATTCAG GCTGAGTTAGCCGTCATTCTCAAATTTGTGCTGGACCATGAGGATGGGCTAAACCTGAATAAAGACTTGGAGAGCTTCTTGCAGAAAG CTCCTGTCCCTTCCCCCCGTTCCAGCACCATCTCTGAAGAGCTCTCCCCACCCAGCCACCAGGCCAAGAGGGAGGTTCGCTTCTTAGAGCTACAGAAAGTTGCCTCTTCCAGCGGGAACAA CTTCCTCTCAGGTTCCCCAGCCTCCCCCATGGGTGACATCTTGCAGACCCCACAGTTCCAGATGAGGCGGCTAAAGAAGCAGCTTGCAGATGAGAGAAGCAATAGAGACGAGCTGGAGCTGGAGTTGGCTGAGAACCGCAAGCTCCTCACCGAGAAGG ATGCGCAGATAGCCATGCTGCAGCAGCGCATTGACCGCCTCGCTCAGCTCAACGAGAAGCAGGCGGCCAGTCCGCTGGAGCCCAGGGAGCTGGAGGAACTGCGTGGCAAGAACGAGAG CCTCACTGTGCGGCTGCACGAAGCTCTGAAGCAGTGCCAGGACCTGAAGACAGAGAAGAGCCAGATGGACCGCAGAATTAGCCAGCTTTCTGAGGAGAATGGGGACCTTTCCTTTAAG CTGCGGGAGTTTGCCAGTCACCTGCAGCAACTCCAGGGGGCGCTCAATGAACTGACAGAAGAACACAGCAGGGCCACTCAGGAGTGGAGGGAGAAGCAGGCGCATCTGGAGAAGGAGCTTGGCACAGCTCTGCAGGACAAG AAATGCCTTGAAGAGAAGAACGAAATCCTTCAGGGAAAGCTTTCACAGCTGGAAGAACACTTGGCCCAGCTGCGGGAGAACCCACCCCAGGAGAAGGGTGAGGTGCTGGGCGATGTCTTGCAG CTGGAAACCCTCAAGCAAGAGGCAGCCACTCTCGCCGCAGACAACACCCAGCTTCAAGCCAGGGTGGCAGCACTGGAGACCGAGCGGGGCCAGCGGGAAGCCAAGCTGCTCGCCGAGCGGAGCCACTTCGAAGAAGAAAAGCAGCAGCTGGCCGGCCTGATTGCCGAGctgcagggctccctgtccaACCTCAGCCAGGCCAAGGAGGAGCTGGAGCAGGCTTCTCAGGCTCAGGTGGCCCGGCTGTCCACCCAGGTGGCCACACTGACCTCTGAGCTGGATACCCTCAACACTGCTGTGCAGCAGCGGGATGGGGAACTGGCTGGCCTGAAGCAGCAGGCCCAAACGGAGCAGGCGCAGCTCACACAGACTCTCCGGCAGCAGGAAGAGGCTGCCCAGGGCCTCCGCCAGCAGGTGGAGCAGCTGAGCAGCAGCCTGGAGCGCAAGGAGCGGCAGCTGGAAGAGGCTGCCACGGAGAAGGAGGCCACGAGGCGAGACCAGGCCCAGCAACTGGCTGCTGCAGCTGAGGAGCGGGAGGCTGCTCTCCGGGAGAGAGACGCAGCCCTCCAGCAGCTGGGGGCTGTGGAGAAGGAGAAGGTTGCCAAGTTGGAGGTCCTTCAAGAGCAGCTGCGGACGGCCCATGAAGCCCAGGAGGGTGCCCAGACCTCACTGACACAGgcccaggaggagaaggcggaGCTGAGCCAGAAGGTGGAGGAACTCCGTGCCCATGTTGAGGCAGCCCGCCAGGGGCAGAGTGAGGCACAGGCCCAGGCAGCAGAGCTGAAGGCCCAGTTGAGGTCTGAGCAGCAGAAAGCAACCAAGTGGGAAAGCGTGGCCCAGGAGAAGGCCCAGCTTCAGGAGCAGGTCCAGGCCCTGGAAGAGTCCCTGAAGGCCACCACAGGCAGCCTGGAAGAGGAGAAGCGCAGGACTGCAGACACCCTGGCAGAGCAGCAGCGGTGCATCTGCAGGTTGGAGGCGGAGACGCAGAGCCTAGTGGAGCAGCACGAGCAGGGGCAGAAGGAGCTGGAAGAAGAGAGAGCTGGGCGTAAGGGGCTGGAGGCCCGGTTACAGCAGCTCGGGGAGGCCCATCAGGCCCAGACAGAAGCCCTGCGGCAGGAGCTGGCCGAGGCTGTAGCCTCCCAGCGTGAGGCTGAGAGTGAGTGTGAGCAGCTGGCCAAGGAGGTGGCCACCTGGCGTGAGCGGTATGAGGACAGCCAGCAGGAGGAGGCGCAGTACGGCGCTATGTTCCAGGAACAGCTGATGACCCTGAAGGAGGAATGTGAGAAGGCCCgccaggagctgcaggaggccaAGGAGAAGGTGGTGGGGATCGAGGCCCACAGCGAGCTCCAGATCAGCCGGCAGCAGGATGAGCTGGCTCAGCTTCACGCCAGCCTGGCCAGGGCCCTGCAGCAGGTCCAAGAGAAGGAGGGCAGAGCCCAGCAGCTCGCCACCGACCTTGCCACCCTGCAGGAGAAGATGGCGGCCACCAGCAAGGAGGTGGCCCGCCTGGAGGCCTTGGTGCGCAAGGCAGGTGAGCAGCCGGAGACGGCCTCCCCGGAGCTGCTCAAGGAGCCGCCCAGAGTAGGAGATAGAGAGTCGGAGTGGCTGGAAGAGCAGCAGGGACGCCCGTTCTGCAGCACGCAGGCCGCGCTGCAGGCTATGGAGCGCGAGGCTGAGCAGATGGGTAGTGAGCTGGAGAGGCTGCGGGCCGCACTGATGGAgagccaggggcagcagcaggaggagcgTGGGCAACAGGAGAGGGAGGTGGCACGGCTGACCCAGGAGCGGGGCCGGGCCCAAGCTGACCTTGCCTTGGAGAAGGCCGCCAAGGCAGAACTGGAGATGCGGCTGCAGAATGCACTCAATGAGCAGCGTGTGGAGTTTGCTGCCCTGCAGGAGGCACTGGCCCAGGCCCTGAGGGAAAAGGAGGGGATGGACCAGGAACTGGCCAAGCTTCGTGGGCAGGAGGCAGCCCAAGGGGCAGCACTGAAGGAGCTTCAGCAAACCGTGGAGCGACTGAAAGAACAGCTGGCCAAGAAAGAGGAGGGGCGCCCGCAGTCTCTTGGGACAGCCAGCCGAGAAGACGCTTCTGGATTGCGAACCCAGTCCAAGGCTACTGGAAAGACTGAGCCAGAAGGCTCTGAACTGCAGGCTCTGCAGGCAGAGGTGAGCCGGCTGGAACAGCAGGCCCGTGAGTACCAGGAGAAGGCCTCCAGCCTGGAGCACAGCCTTGAGTCTGAGCGTACCACCCACGCGGAGCAGGCCAGTACTCTGAAGACTCTGCGGGGCCAGTTAGAGCAGAAGGCCCAGGAGCTGGGGAGCAGTCAGGACGCCTTAGCCTCAACCCAGAGGGAGTTGGCCACGCTCCGCGCCAAGGCCCAGGAGCACGGCAAGGCTGAGGACGAGTGGAAGGCCCAGGTGGCCCGGGGTCAGCAGGAGGCCGAGAGAAAAAACAGCCTCATCAGCAGCTTGGAGGAGGAGGTGTCCATCCTGAACCGCCAGGTGCTGGAGAAGGAGGGCGAGAGCAAGGAGCTGAAGCGGCTTGTGGTTGCCGAGTCAGAGAAGAGTCAGAAGCTGGAAGAGCGGCTGCGCCTGCTCCAGGCGGAGACCGCCAGCAGCAGCGCTAGGGCCGCGGAACGCAGCTCCGCGCTGCGAGAGGAGGTCCAGACCCTCCGGGAGGAGGCTGAGAAGCAGCGGGTGGCTTCTGAGAGCCTGCGGCAGGAGCTGGCCTCACAGGCGGAGCGAGCAGAGGAGCTGGGCCAAGAGTTAAAGGCCTGGCAGGAAAAGTTCTTCCAGAAGGAGCAGGCCCTCTCGGCCCTGCAGCTGGAGCACACCAGCACACAGGCCCTGGTGAGCGAGCTGCTGCCTGTCAAGCACCTATGCCAGCAGCTGCAGGCTGAGCAGGCTGCTGCTGAGAAGCGCCACAGGGAGGAGCTGGAGCAGAGCAAGCAGGCGGCTGGCGGGTTGCGGGCAGAGTTGCTGCGGGCCCAGCGCGAGCTTGGGGAGCTGCTGCCTCTGCGGCAGAAGGTGGCAGAGCAGGAGCGTGTGGCTCAGCAGCTGCGAGCGGAGAAGGCCAGCTACGTGGAGCAGCTGAGCATGCTGAAGAAGGCGCACGGCCTGCTGGCAGAGGAGAACCGCGGGCTGGGCGAGCGGGCCAGCCTCGGCCGGCAGTTTCTGGAAGTGGAGCTGGACCAGGCCCGCGAGAAGTACAGCCAGGAGCTGGCAGCTGTGCGTGCTGATGCTGAGACCCGTCTGACTGAGATGCAGCGGGAAGCTCAGAGCACTGCCCGGGAGCTGGAGGTGATGACCGCCAAGTACGAGGGTGCCAAGGCCAAGGTCCTGGAGGAGAGGCAGCGTTTCCAGGAGGAGAGGCAGAAACTCACTGCCCAG GTGGAGCAGCTAGAGTTATTTCAGAGAGAGCAGACTAAGCAG GTGGAAGAACTGAGCAAGAAGCTAGCTGACCATGAGCAAGCCAGCAAGGCGCAGCAGCAGAAGCTGAAG gCCCAGGGCGGTGAGAGCCTGCAGGAGGTCCAGCGCCTCCAGGCCCAGCTGAGCGAGCTGCAggcccagctgagccagaaggagcAGGCGGCTGAGCACTACAAGTTACAG ATGGAGAAGGCCAAGACTCATTATGATGCCAAGAAGCAGCAGAACCAAGAGCTGCAGGAGCAGCTGCGGGGCCTGGAGCAGCTGCAGACGGAGAACAAGGAGCTGCGGGCAGAAGCGGATCGGCTGGGCCGGGAGCTGCAGCAGGCCGGGCTGAAGACCAAGGAGGCCGAGCAGGCCTGCCGCCACCTCACGGCCCAGGTGCGCAGCCTGGAGGCACAG GTTGCCCATGCCGACCAGCAGCTTCGGGACCTGGGCAAGTTCCAGGTGGCAACTGACGCCTTGAAGAGCCGGGAGCCCCAGGCGAAGCCTCAGCTGGACTTGAGTATTGACAGCCTGGATCTGAGCTGCGAGGAGGGGACCCCTCTCTCTGTCACCAG CAAGTTGCCTCGCACCCAGCCAGACGGCACCAGCATCCCTGGAGAGCCAGCCTCCCCCATCTCCCAGCGTCTGCCCCCCAAAGTGGAGTCCCTGGAGAGCCTCTACTTCACGCCCATCCCCACCCGGGGTCAGGCCCCCCTGGAGAGCAGCCTGGACTCTCTGGGGGACATCTCCCTGGACTCAAGCCGGAAGACCCGCTCTGCTCGTAGGCGCACCACGCAGATCATCAACATCACCATGACCAAG AAGCTGGACGTGGAGGATCCAGACAGTGCCAACGCCTCCTTCTACAGCACACAGTCAGCTCCAGCTTCCCAGGCAGGCCCGAGAGCTGCCTCCTCCACCCAGTCTCTAGCCCGCCTGGGCTCTCCCGACGACGGCAACTCCACTCTGCTCAGCCTGCCTGGCTACCGGCCCACCACTCGCAGCTCTGCTCGCCGTTCCCAGGCCGGGATGTCCAGTGGGGCCCCTCCAG GCAGGAACAGCTTCTATGTGGGCACCTGCCAGGACGAGCCTGAACAGCTGGATGACTGGAACCGCATTGCAGAGCTGCAGCAGCGCAACCGAGTATGCCCACCGCACCTGAAGACCTGCTACCCCTTGGAGTCCAGG CCTTCCCTGAGCCTGCCTGCCATCACAGATGAGGAGATAAAAACTGGCGACCCCCGGGAGACCCTGCGCCGAGCCAGCATGCAGCCAACCCAGATAGCTGAGGGCGCCGGCATCACCACACGGCAGCAGCGCAAGCGGGTTTCCTCAGAGACCCACCAGGGTCCCGGCACACCTGAG TCAAAGAAGGCCACCACATGTTTCCCGCGCCCCATGACCCCCCGGGACCGACATGAAGGGCGCAGACACAGCACTACCGAGGCCCAGAAGAAGGCCGTTCCAGCTGTTAAACAG GCTGACCGCCGCCAGTCGATGGCCTTCAGCATCCTCAACACGCCCAAGAAGCTTGGGAACAGCCTTCTGCGGAAGGCAGCCTCAAAGAAAGCCCCCTCCAAAGCCTCACCCAATCCCCGCAGCGGGACCCGCCGCTCTCCGCGCATCGCCACCACCACAGCCAGCGCCACCGCCACCCCCCGGGCAAAGGGCAAG gCGAAGCACTGA